Proteins found in one Neomonachus schauinslandi chromosome 1, ASM220157v2, whole genome shotgun sequence genomic segment:
- the ASF1B gene encoding histone chaperone ASF1B, translating into MAKVSVLNVAVLENPSPFHSPFRFEISFECNEALADDLEWKIIYVGSAESEEFDQILDSVLVGPVPAGRHMFIFQADAPNPSLIPETDAVGVTVVLITCTYHGQEFIRVGYYVNNEYPSPELRENPPLKPDFSQLQRNILASNPRVTRFHINWDNNMDRLEAIENQDPALGCGLPFSCAPIKGLGLPGCIPGLLPENSMDCI; encoded by the exons ATGGCCAAGGTTTCTGTGCTGAACGTGGCGGTGCTGGAGAATCCGAGCCCTTTCCACAGCCCTTTCCGGTTCGAGATCAGCTTCGAGTGCAATGAGGCCCTGGCGGACG ATCTAGAGTGGAAGATCATTTATGTTGGCTCAGCTGAGAGTGAGGAGTTTGATCAAATCCTAGACTCCGTGCTAGTTGGGCCTGTCCCAGCGGGGAGACACATGTTCATCTTTCAG GCTGACGCCCCCAACCCATCCCTCATCCCTGAGACCGATGCTGTGGGTGTGACCGTGGTCCTCATCACCTGCACCTACCATGGACAGGAGTTCATCCGTGTGGGCTACTACGTCAACAACGAATACCCCAGTCCCGAGCTGCGGGAGAACCCACCCCTGAAGCCAGACTTCTCTCAG CTCCAGAGGAACATCTTGGCCTCGAACCCCCGAGTGACCCGCTTCCACATCAACTGGGACAACAACATGGACAGGCTAGAGGCCATAGAGAACCAGGACCCTGCCCTGGGCTGTGGCCTCCCCTTCAGCTGTGCTCCCATCAAGGGCTTGGGTCTCCCTGGCTGCATCCCCGGCCTCCTCCCCGAGAATTCCATGGACTGCATCTAA